A portion of the Actomonas aquatica genome contains these proteins:
- a CDS encoding DUF4340 domain-containing protein — protein sequence MRTKVTLILVFLNVALFFFIFGFERKWRTEENARDARRLVLGPETANIQFLELTGPSVADPIRLERDGDSWRITAPYEWPANPFAVERIIKELQFLEHETSYDVANLGSTGLSLADYHLDAPPLTVTFGTLPPRDDDPTAATATLTTAPVSLAIGNKTAIGNRLYVLSPDGSRVHVVSQTLADALSVGLEDLRADTCFTIPDFEVRSLNIQAAGPANARVRIRRESSILWAFESPIVTRADPGTTRTTINALNALNTLEFIGDPARHPERAAAAGTNTPSLRITLEGNNRRETLLLGNPLGDTAVPEGAATAPDIAYYARMENRAALFTVAMPAALLENLLNAQRLLRDPLVLDLADRQIDSLTLSDNEGHEVVLQRVDGGAASTNALTTASSWQVVQRAADGSLRTQPASTSVIEDQLLRDLRNLRAERYGEVPAFVRDVPTEAQLEDWGLNRPQRTIAINFSTPAAGALANDNPTLLIGTDQTGDHTYATLRNQTFVYSVRPDILASTPVDPLHYRQRLLRDLPVGARITGLTLRDLSNNAVLYQRELREGESWEQVFANLPGPRGPALTTLRNEVRTLRAQRFVQDGFPNTITVNGEERGWRFRLDVKLSLTGDVGNQVSDSTLFFADRDGGNQQLVGSPAFDVVFAATQPLIDAIWTLSYAERDPGPIEFTTPPSGTPSSDSDDEDDNASETTAEPTTAPATPPPGR from the coding sequence ATGCGCACCAAAGTCACGCTCATCCTCGTTTTCCTCAACGTCGCCCTGTTCTTCTTCATCTTCGGCTTCGAACGCAAATGGCGCACCGAAGAGAATGCCCGCGACGCCCGCCGCCTCGTGCTCGGTCCGGAAACCGCCAACATCCAATTCCTCGAGCTCACCGGCCCCTCCGTCGCTGACCCCATCCGCCTCGAACGCGACGGCGACAGCTGGCGCATCACCGCGCCCTACGAGTGGCCCGCCAATCCCTTTGCCGTCGAGCGCATCATCAAAGAACTCCAGTTCCTCGAACACGAAACCTCCTACGACGTCGCCAACCTCGGCTCCACCGGCCTCTCCCTCGCCGACTACCACCTCGACGCCCCTCCCCTCACCGTCACCTTCGGCACCCTGCCGCCCCGCGACGACGATCCGACCGCCGCCACCGCTACGCTCACGACCGCGCCCGTCTCCCTCGCCATCGGCAACAAAACCGCCATCGGCAACCGTCTCTACGTGCTCTCGCCCGACGGCTCCCGCGTCCACGTGGTTTCCCAAACCCTCGCCGACGCCCTTTCCGTCGGGCTCGAAGACCTCCGCGCCGACACCTGTTTCACCATTCCCGACTTCGAGGTCCGCTCCCTCAACATTCAGGCCGCCGGTCCCGCCAATGCCCGCGTGCGCATCCGCCGCGAGAGCTCCATCCTCTGGGCCTTCGAATCTCCCATCGTGACGCGTGCCGATCCCGGCACCACGCGCACCACCATCAACGCCCTCAACGCTCTCAACACGCTCGAGTTCATCGGCGACCCCGCCCGTCACCCCGAGCGCGCCGCAGCCGCTGGCACCAACACCCCTTCGCTGCGCATCACGCTCGAAGGCAACAACCGCCGCGAAACCCTGCTCCTCGGCAACCCCCTCGGCGACACCGCCGTGCCCGAGGGTGCCGCCACCGCCCCCGACATCGCCTACTACGCCCGCATGGAAAATCGCGCCGCGCTCTTCACCGTGGCCATGCCCGCCGCCCTGCTCGAAAACCTGCTCAACGCCCAGCGCCTGCTCCGCGACCCGCTCGTCCTCGACCTCGCCGACCGGCAGATCGATTCGCTCACCCTCTCCGACAACGAGGGACACGAGGTCGTGCTCCAACGCGTCGACGGCGGTGCCGCGTCGACCAACGCCCTCACCACCGCTTCCAGCTGGCAAGTCGTGCAGCGCGCCGCCGATGGTTCCCTGCGCACCCAGCCCGCTTCCACCTCCGTGATTGAAGACCAACTGCTTCGCGACCTGCGCAACCTGCGCGCCGAACGCTACGGCGAGGTGCCCGCCTTCGTCCGCGATGTGCCCACCGAAGCCCAGTTGGAGGACTGGGGCCTCAACCGCCCCCAACGCACCATCGCGATCAACTTCAGCACACCGGCGGCCGGCGCACTGGCCAACGACAATCCCACCCTGCTCATCGGCACCGACCAAACCGGCGACCACACCTACGCCACCTTGCGTAACCAGACCTTCGTCTACTCGGTGCGGCCCGACATCCTCGCCTCCACCCCGGTCGATCCCCTGCACTACCGGCAACGCCTCCTCCGCGACCTCCCCGTCGGCGCCCGCATCACCGGCCTGACCCTGCGCGATCTGAGCAACAACGCCGTGCTTTACCAACGTGAACTCCGCGAGGGCGAATCGTGGGAACAGGTCTTCGCCAACCTCCCCGGCCCCCGCGGCCCCGCCCTCACCACCCTCCGCAACGAGGTGCGCACCCTGCGCGCTCAACGCTTCGTCCAGGACGGGTTCCCCAACACCATCACCGTCAACGGCGAAGAGCGCGGCTGGCGCTTCCGCCTCGATGTGAAGCTTTCCCTCACCGGGGACGTCGGCAACCAGGTCTCCGACTCCACGCTCTTCTTCGCCGACCGCGACGGCGGCAATCAACAGCTCGTCGGCTCCCCCGCCTTCGACGTTGTTTTCGCCGCCACCCAACCGCTCATCGACGCCATCTGGACTCTCAGTTACGCCGAGCGTGACCCCGGCCCGATCGAATTCACCACACCGCCCTCCGGCACGCCCAGTTCCGACTCGGATGACGAAGACGATAACGCTTCCGAGACCACCGCCGAGCCGACCACCGCCCCGGCCACGCCTCCTCCCGGTCGCTGA
- a CDS encoding ABC transporter permease: MRHFLTILGHEIRMLLVSPSTYIAAVIFLAFMGFIFSGILAEYAAAPQEVSPAVAFFELFWVPVIFIIPLLTMKSISEERRLGTLETLLTTPISTTEVVLGKYGAAYFLYFSLWSATAGFFYILHRFTHDAFLLDTGPLFGGYIFIAVSGLFFVAVGIFASSLSRNQAVAGILGVVMLFGLIIGTQLLSGLNALDLEIFAPLKEGVAYAHVFTHLDDFSRGIIDARQLLFYLSGTTLTLIFSILGLEAKLLHS; this comes from the coding sequence ATGCGTCACTTCCTGACCATCCTCGGCCACGAGATCCGCATGCTGCTGGTGAGTCCCAGCACCTACATTGCTGCGGTCATCTTCCTCGCCTTCATGGGGTTCATCTTCTCGGGCATCCTCGCCGAATACGCCGCCGCCCCGCAGGAGGTCTCACCGGCCGTCGCCTTCTTTGAACTCTTCTGGGTGCCGGTGATCTTCATCATTCCGCTGCTCACCATGAAGAGCATCTCCGAGGAACGCCGCCTCGGCACCCTCGAGACCCTGCTCACCACCCCCATCTCCACCACCGAAGTCGTGCTCGGCAAATACGGCGCCGCCTACTTCCTCTACTTCAGCCTCTGGAGCGCCACCGCCGGTTTCTTCTACATCCTGCACCGCTTCACCCACGACGCCTTCCTGCTCGATACCGGTCCGCTCTTTGGCGGCTACATCTTCATCGCCGTCTCCGGTCTCTTCTTCGTCGCCGTCGGCATCTTTGCCTCCTCGCTTTCCCGCAACCAGGCCGTCGCCGGCATCCTCGGCGTGGTCATGCTCTTTGGCCTAATCATCGGCACCCAGTTGCTGTCCGGCCTCAACGCCCTCGACCTCGAAATCTTTGCCCCGCTCAAAGAGGGCGTCGCCTACGCGCACGTCTTCACCCACCTCGACGACTTCAGTCGCGGCATCATCGACGCCCGCCAACTGCTGTTCTACCTGAGCGGCACCACCCTCACTCTCATCTTCAGCATCCTCGGCCTCGAGGCCAAGTTGCTGCACAGCTGA
- a CDS encoding GldG family protein yields MSDAPSNAFAKARWLRSTNLLLQAILFVTFFGGLNYLALHHGGRWDLTNHRRHTLSEETLAYLRDLEQPVRFVVTVDPNNTNDDLTQFHRDVRGLLREYVNATAGKTSASGPAGKVTFEELDIYRDQRIAQSLGIDQANVVIALANDRRKIITLPEFYETKDRVAVAFKGEQVVTSAILSVSSPDQPHVYFLAGHGEMQPGVVDAERGLSVFADQLRLRNLQVSVIDLTQNKAVPDDASLVVIAAPQGRYDPFEVELLRRYLSDRAGRVIILLPPVVRHGLDDLLYDWGLVADDVIIAEPDPAHVTERNELRIAAFWPHPITQPLIDNQFALYLGLTRVVRPDPGRPLDNSLRATVLAATSETAWGERDYRQRDGTYNPGVDLKGLAGFEPKNRLGVVVSSERITPPKNLPFSVPGGRLVLFGNADFAANAHLAAPGNLAILLNAVEWCVDRDVQLNTLPRPIERYQINLSQAELGKLRISLLFILPGLAAIFGLVVYWTRRS; encoded by the coding sequence ATGAGCGACGCTCCTTCCAACGCCTTCGCCAAAGCCCGCTGGCTGCGTTCCACCAACCTGCTGCTGCAGGCCATCCTCTTCGTCACCTTCTTCGGCGGACTCAACTACCTCGCCCTGCATCACGGCGGCCGTTGGGACCTCACCAACCACCGCCGCCACACCCTCTCCGAGGAAACCCTCGCCTACCTGCGCGACCTCGAGCAGCCCGTGCGTTTCGTTGTCACCGTCGACCCCAACAACACCAACGACGACCTCACCCAATTTCACCGCGACGTGCGCGGCCTGCTGCGCGAATACGTCAACGCCACTGCCGGCAAAACCTCCGCCTCCGGTCCCGCCGGCAAGGTCACCTTCGAGGAACTCGACATCTATCGCGACCAACGCATCGCCCAAAGCCTCGGCATCGATCAGGCCAACGTCGTCATCGCCCTCGCCAACGACCGGCGCAAAATCATCACCCTGCCCGAATTCTACGAGACCAAGGACCGCGTCGCCGTCGCCTTCAAGGGCGAGCAGGTCGTCACCTCCGCCATCCTCAGCGTCTCCTCGCCCGACCAGCCGCACGTGTATTTCCTCGCCGGTCACGGTGAGATGCAGCCCGGCGTCGTGGACGCCGAGCGTGGTCTGTCCGTCTTCGCCGACCAACTCCGCCTGCGCAACCTGCAGGTGAGCGTCATCGATCTCACCCAAAACAAAGCCGTGCCCGATGACGCCTCCCTCGTCGTCATCGCCGCCCCCCAGGGCCGTTACGATCCCTTCGAGGTGGAGCTGCTGCGCCGCTACCTCAGCGACCGCGCCGGCCGCGTGATCATCCTCCTGCCGCCCGTCGTCCGCCACGGTCTCGACGACCTGCTCTACGACTGGGGTCTCGTCGCCGACGACGTCATCATCGCCGAGCCCGATCCGGCCCACGTCACCGAACGCAACGAGCTGCGCATCGCCGCCTTTTGGCCGCACCCGATCACCCAGCCGCTCATCGACAACCAGTTCGCCCTCTACCTCGGCCTCACCCGGGTCGTGCGCCCCGACCCCGGTCGCCCGCTCGACAATTCCCTGCGCGCCACCGTGCTCGCCGCGACCTCCGAAACCGCTTGGGGCGAGCGCGATTACCGCCAACGCGACGGCACCTACAACCCCGGCGTCGATCTCAAAGGTCTCGCCGGCTTCGAACCCAAAAACCGCCTCGGCGTCGTCGTCTCCTCCGAACGCATCACGCCGCCCAAGAACCTGCCCTTCAGCGTGCCCGGCGGTCGCCTCGTCCTCTTCGGCAACGCCGACTTCGCCGCCAACGCCCACCTCGCCGCTCCCGGCAACCTCGCCATCCTGCTCAACGCCGTCGAGTGGTGCGTCGATCGCGACGTTCAGCTCAACACCCTGCCGCGCCCCATCGAGCGCTATCAAATCAACCTCAGCCAGGCCGAGCTCGGCAAACTCCGCATCAGCCTGCTCTTCATCCTCCCCGGCCTCGCCGCCATCTTCGGCCTCGTCGTCTACTGGACCCGCCGCTCCTGA